The Malus sylvestris chromosome 14, drMalSylv7.2, whole genome shotgun sequence genome segment ccaTATGTGGGAAAGTAGGAATGAAGCTTGcccatttgtttcttttatGTCTAGATCGAGATCACCCCTGTCAGATTGTGCCTCCTTCCATGGCCAAATCTCACctcaaagaagaagatgaagttgttACCGAAAGACCACACGCTTACAGTTTTGTCTGCTGTTACTCCTACTTCTTCACCTCCATACTTTTGTTTTCCTCACTCTCTACTTTCTCCGAGGCTTCTCGCTCCAtcccaaccaccaccaccaccctcctttctctctccttctcttcctctctgtCCTCCACCAACCCACCGTCAACCTCCCCTTTAAAACCATCTTCCCACGTTGACACTTCCAAAACCCTCATCACATCTCTCACAATCTCCGCCGCCGCTGCCTTCCTCATTGTTTCAGTCATGGTGGTAATCAGATGCTTCGGATTCAGATCAAAACGCAAGCAAAATCGAATCGATGTCGAAAAGGAGGACCATAATGAAGAAAGTGGGGAGTTCAGCGTGAAGAAATTAAGGTGGGATTGGATAGAGAGATCTACTGATGGCTTCTCCAAGGTGATTGGAACTGGAGGGTTCAGCAATGTGTACTTGGCGCGAAACCCGGACCCTAATTCCGGTGATAGGTTCTGTGCGATTAAGGTCCACAACGGCAGCGAGCGGCTGAGCCGGGTTTTTAAGCAAGAACTCGATATTCTCCTCCGCCTTGAGcaccaccacatcgtcaagcTTCTTGGCTACTCCGACAACCAAGGTCAGTCCATAAATTAAGGACATGTTTAGGATTGTGCTTAACATGGTTCTTGATAGTCAAACTTGTTTCCGACCGTATTCcactaaaaaaaaacaaaataaacaaaataaagttTCTGACTTGTAAAAACATTTTATGAAGAAGCACGTATCAGATGCTCCGATGCTCCTCATAAACcatgaattgtattttcattaAGCAGTtggtttttaataaaatttcaacgtGTTTATAATAAATTACTCCCAGCAAAATTGCTTAGAAGTGAGAATGTTTTCTAGAGAAGCAATCTCAGAGTCACTTTGCTAAAATgtgtaatttttattaaaaatcttAGTGATTACTTCTTGAGAAAACTTGCTTGTTAAAGAAGCATCTAGTGTTTCTGCCACTCAGCAACACTTAAACTTTTTTGTGTCAGATGTAGTTGGGTCGTAGTAGAGTACAATTTTCTTGATATTAATTTGTGAtttattcttattttctttgtggGTTCAGTCCAATTTATTCAAATAATaatgttttgtattttgttATGTGAAACAGAGGAGGGTGCTCTGGTTTTCGAGTACGTCGCCTACGGAAATCTCCAAGAGAAGCTCCACGGCGGAGACGCCACCCCAGCGATGCCGTGGAAGAACCGAATGGCAATCGCCTTCCAAATCGCACAAGCATTAGAATACCTCCACGAGAAATGCGCCCTCCAAATCGTTCACATGGACATCAAAGCCTCAAATATCTTGCTCGACGAAAATCTCAACTGCAAGCTCTGCGATTTCGGGTCGGCGAAGATGGGGTTTTCCTCGACGGTCCAACCGCCGTCGTCGATGAGAAATCACGTCTTGACGATGATGGGCTCGCCGGGTTACACCGACCCGCACTATCTCCGAACAGGAATCGCTTCGAAGAAAAACGACGTATACAGCTTCGGCGTTTTGATCTTGGAGCTCGTGACCGGAATGGAGGCATTTTGCTCCGAAAAAGGGCAGTTCTTGACGACGTTGGTGGGGCCCAGGTTGAGGTACGGCGGTTGTGACGCAGCGGAGGTGGCCGAGTTGGTGGACCCGCGGTTGGGCGCGGCGGGGTTTGACGTCGAAGAGGCCAAGACCATGCTTGGTATTTCAGCAATGTGCTTGCGTCAGTCACCGACACCGAGGCCTTCGGCTACTCAAGTATTGGAGACCTTTCGGGACAAAGTTTCGTCTGTTTCGTTACTACAGTCAGCGTCTGATGACATGACAAAGAAATCGTATGCTTGCTAGTTGATTGCTTGATTGATCTCAGCCGTTGATTtggacgaccttggtgaattgATTGTATAGAAGAGATGTAAAAGAATGCTGGTTTAATAATGATTTTGATGTAAATTTGTACTGTGTCAAAAAGTTTTAGCAACAAAAGAGGAAATTACACACAAAATAACAAGTAACCATATTCAAAACATCTTCATCAAAACTCTACAAATCCTCGATAACTTGTTCAATGATTCGTAATTGGAATGACAGGAATTAAATTAGGAGAATTGAAATGAACAAGGGTTGGAAGGTGCTGGAGTCAAAATCATATTCTAGTTGAAGTTGTATACTCTTTTGTTTGAAATCAGAATAAAAATGCTACTGATTTGTAGAACAAAGTGTcacttagggtgcgtttggtacgtgggacgggacgggacggaacgggacgaggcgttccgtcccgcgtttggtgcgccaaaaatgggtggaacgggctgttccacaggacagattttgggtgtttttgcgttccacctcccccttggaacgggtttgttccacgtctgtggaacacaatgttacAATTGTTGGATTTACTTCTATTCGAAAGCGTCAGCTTTGTGTGCCaaaaaaataattgtaaaaTTATATGAGCAACATTCATGTGACGTCCAGTGTGAGCAACATCCAGCCTCCACAAGATTATACACTATCTCATTATCTTTAAAGTTCACGTGTTTATATTCTCGAAAATCACTTTATAATTTGCATTTTCACTTTccattaaattaaaaatcattgtgtcataaaatttgaatttaagaCCACGTTATCGATTTCGAATTTTAGGCCATGATAACTCTCAACTCATAGAATATTGAgtgaccaatttttttttctataacatAAAAGGGATTGAGAtgcatgaaaacaaaaaattgcaaaaaattgTTTAAGCCTTAAATAACAGTTTGGGTTGAGAATGGGTTAATCCAAACTGGAAAATTACAATCCTCAGCCCAATAAAGATCCTTTAGGCCACTGGGCTTTTAGCCCAATAAAGGGTTGATTCGATCAAGTCCTTATGTAAATACGAGTGTGTGAGGATTCAAATTAGATATGGCTCGGTTGAGTCCTAGCAAATTGCAATTGTTAATGGTCAGAATAAAGTCGTGATTAAATACGAATTATCCAAAGGATCATAATTTATTCTTGATCAGATAAGAATGAGGTAAATACATAATGGGGTCAAGTTTAGAATCCTAGTTGGAATAAAATAAGACTAGATGAAGATGAGTTTCGCTCGGCAATGGATTAATTAAATGGGATAAAGAAAGAATATTCAGGTAAGTGCTGAGTGACATAGTTCCATCAAGACTTTCATTCGCCAGACTTATTTATCATGAAGGCCATccttataaatagaagaggtttTGCAACATGAAAAGCCCTTTCAACTCAATAAACAACCCAAACAATCTATGCAAAAACCCTCGCTATATGTGAAACCTTCACACAACCTTGAGAAAAGTACTAATTATCCTAACACTTCCGTCATCACATATTCAATTTGTTTGAAAATATTGGGTTAGTAACCAACATCATATTCAATTTGTTGGAACATCACTGGAGCCATAGAACTAATTGCTCCGAGAGTACCTTCATTTTGGTGGAACAACACTACTTCTAGTTCGGttgattatctatccaagtctcagctAACAAAGAGTCTTCGATTCCTTCGTCGAAAGAGGTCACTTCATTAGCTTCCCAAAGAAGTGAAGTGGTCTGTGATTAGTTACTCTCATATGCATTTTGCAGATTGGCATTCAGATGGCTGAACCACGTTCACCATTAAAACGTTCATCTCCTTTGAGGATCTTTGCCCCTATAGCCTGATATTGATTCGACGTACCTATATTCTCACAAATATAATTGAGGCAGCCAAACTTGGTGCAGGAGATACTAAACTTTGCAATGAACtaagcaaccttgtcttcaagtTCCTAGAACCTAGGTTGAGAGGTGTTCCTTCCTTAGCCGTAGTCGCTCAAGTGCAAAAGTCAGCAACACATTCAACATCACCACCACATCTATTCTACTCACCTAACCAAGCTCCGTTGGGAGTTGGCACACCCGCATTCACAAGAAGAACGTAAATAACTCATTACTTGGCATGCGCAACAAGTAAACTTTGTAACTTTTAGGGTCAACACTAACAAAATCAatgatggaaaaaaaaaaatattggtgaTATATAAAAGTGAAAAACAGAGACTTAAGTTTCAATCTTATCAATAAAGTCGTCTTTGAATTTTATACTTTGGTTAAAGTTTTACATTATTATTTCACATTCTGACATACTATACACTTTAACATATAAATGATTTTGGATAGAATCCTTTATTTGAACATATTGTATCTCGGATTCAGATCTTTCTACATCTTAGAGTACTAATTGTAATAAAACAAATTATACTCACTTGAAAGTTTTCGACAACACTTTTTATCATTTTCGTTGCAGAAAATGATATAAATCCCAACACCGTTATATTCGTTTTATTATGTTAATGAGACTACCAATAATTTAATCAAAAAAATAACTTACATGGAACGAGTTTATGCCACGTAACTTCTTGATCTAATAATATTACACGATCTATGTAAGTCTCTCATTTCTTAATCTAATAATGTTATACGATCTGTGTAAGTCATTCTTGTAAATCAAACTATCAACCGGGAATTCCCTCTTCGCACCAAATTTTGGGCTTTCTGTCAAACCCCAAGTGAAATTGGCGCCCCCCCTTCTTTGCCCCCCGTTCCCCAGTCTCCCTGTCCTCCCAACTACCTTGAAATTGTTTGTACGAACACCGTCGCAGAATTCCCACATTCAACTCTCCCGCATTTTCCAACCCGGATCCCTTTCGCTACGATTACGCTGCGGGAAGTGGCAAATTGGCAGTCAGCAACACAAGCTTCAAATCCGAACCTAAAATGCAGTCGTCGATTCTTGTGCACTTCTTAATTAGCTGGCGGAGATGGCTCCGGCTATCTCTGCAGTCTACGGCCTCTTCGGCGGCGGCTCATTTGCCTTTAAGCTCTTAATTTCTTCTGCAAAATTACAGAGAGATGCTCGAAAAATACATGCttgttgtttgttttctttacgTTGTTACGTTTTTAAGCACtggtgttattttttatttaagcaAAGGGTCGCTTCTCGGCGGAGTTTCAGGAGCAGCTCTAATGGCAACTGTCATCCGGGTCCTCGCAAAAGTGCATTTGATTTCTTTGCTTCTTATGAAGAGTGAAGATGACGTTCCAGCAGCACCATAATTTAAATATGCTAGAAATGATTGTCTTGTATAATGTAAAATGCATTCCAAAACACTCCACGTCCTGCTTACAGCCCATGATCCCTCTTCTGGTGTTGCACGTGACAACCACAGAATTCTAGATTTCGTAAAAAGCTTTAGTTGCTTGAAAGAAGGGACATGCATGTTCATCGTTGACAAACAGTGCAGTTAGATCGATCTGTTACGTTGTTTGCATGTTCTTCTAATTAGTACGAGATAAAGCTTTGTTTATCACTAAAAATTTGTACAAGCACTTTAAATTGTTAACAGTTAACAATGACATTCCCCGTGGGTTTATGTGAACACGATATTAATTAATGTCTTATTATGTTCAAATGATTGCAAAATGCACTGCAAGGTTTCTTCAATATTGCATCCACGGGGCATGGAACCCTGAAACTTCATCCCTTATTGTTCATGGGGAGGAGGTGAGACTAGGCCAAGGGCCTTAATTGCAAGCTTGTACAGATCAATCAATCTGCAATCACCCACTTTGAATTGGAgattaagtaaaaaaaaattacccacAAATCATctacatattcataattatgcatGAAAAGTAGAAATTCGAAAAGCAAAAATTAAATCACTTACATGGCAGGTCTTCAGCAAGAATAACATTTCTGCAAAACCCAGAATAATATTAATCAGAGAGTaacactgaaaataaataaatcacttACATTTTTATACCTTCAAGTTTCAAGGTTTTTACTATGGAATCCAGGCAAAACCCAGATCAGATTCTAAATGGGTttatcaaaaataataatttaatcagaaattaacactgaaaataaatataaaaaaaaacacaaaaaaatttgaaatttttgtacCTCAAGTTTCTGGGAGGGTAGGAGTCAAAAACAATCTGTGCGTGCTCAGATCAAATCAGCCAAAACTTGATCTAATTGCAGCCACGGGAGTGAAATCCGACTTCCAGTTGCTGCACCTCCTAGCTTCCTTCTGCTGCAACTCAAATTTGGTAGAACAAAAGTCTCAATCTTTAACAGATCGGAAAAACCCACTAATCACACATATTTAACAGATCGaactcaaaaattaaagaacgAAAAGAAAAGGTGCGGAATTTACTCAAAcccacaaaattaaaattaattacagAATAATCAGGCTAAAGATTCAAAATTCACAATGTAAAAAcccaaattaaacataaaattcaaaattcacgacgcaacaacccaaattaaacacaaaatcaaGGTCTTTTCAGAAACATAAGCTTAAGAAGGCGAAAATCTAAAACCTTTCGAAAGCGCAGAAATAGAGAGAACAAAGAATTGGGGGAAAAGTTGGGAAATTTACGAGAGGGGTTTAGGTGGAGGCGCCGAGAGTAGGTAATCGGCAAGGCGGATTGAGGCTCGAAGGGCCGAGCTTCGACTCTCCGGCAGTGGCGAAATCTAGGGTTTTTACACAGAGAGAGGGAAACCTAGATTGGGAAAATAGGGAGAGAAATAGAGACCTTGATTcgaagagaaatggtgaagcCCTAAATCGAGCTGCTTGGTGCAGAGAAGAGTGAGGCGAGGAGGGAGAAGGGAACCCAAACAAAAGGCAGGGAAGAAACGGAGCAGAAGAACCACCGATGACAGACGCGTGGTTACCAAGGGCAGAATCGTCCTTGCACTGTTGAAAAGATGGAGGAAAACGTTGAGGGAAAAAATTTTGGAGGGTGTTTTCGCCACTCCACTGTCCACGGATACTAACCAGGAGTTTGggttttaatatatattaatttgtaTTGACTGTACTGACTACAAGAAGAGGGTTGTTGTTAGTGTCCATTCGGACTAGCCCGGCCTCCCTTGACAGAAAAAGGAACAAGAATAATTGAGTTAATAATCTAACATAACATGAGCTCCTAAAGCCGAGGGAAGCTTCGGTCCTCTTTCATTGGAAAAAGAACAAGAATAATTAAGTGAATAATCTAATAACATGAGCTCCTAAAGTCGTGATAAACTTTAGTAGGATTGTCGTTTTAGGAGAGTCATCACACTTACGAGACCAATATAAGGTCTGAGAGAACAATACACGAGTCttatgttttaattttatgagaGTTATGTGACCCAAATCCCATTACACAAGTTTTTCTAAAATTTGTatggggagaggagagagaaaatgttAGGACTAAAGATCATGAATTCAATCTTACATCCATTGGGGTGTTTTTTTCCGTAACCCTAATAAGATGAGGTAATTGCAACTAAAAGGTAATCCCATGCACACTCTAGTTGTCTAAATCGAGCCCACAACTCATTAGTAGCTAAATTAAGACTCGTAAAAACAGATGTTTAGGTATTACAATTCGTCATATAGTTGACCTACCAACAAAACTCCTAACGCAAAGAAAAAGGGAAGATATAAATAACCGAATAATGTGATTTTAAGTTGTATTTCAATCAAAATTAAAGGGATAAGACTATGAGAGAGGATCCCAGAGATTTTCCAATtacattcgttcatcgtatattttACGGTCAATTttcattaggtactatttatattcaattttaaataaaaaaatttacaatgatttctgaccgcacgatgtacgatgaaatGATGTGATTTTGAGGATTCcgaagatcctcacaaagagaatttgGCGAGGATCCTTACTTTAAGACTACAATCATAATGTGACTAATTATGgttcaatgaaaaaaaaaaaaagtagcccATCTCTCCGTTTGATTTTAGCTGAAAAAATAGGTACAGATGGGATTTATTTGTCCCATAAAAAATGATACCTTTCAAAAACTTCAGACATATACAGTGACCGACTGGTAAGGGAAAGAGACTCGATTGGCTGTGCGTGCACAATGCATAAACTTCTGGTGAGAACTGTTGGTGTTGCTCTGCTTTATCATATATCTGATCAAGTCCACTTTCATTGAAAAGAAAGtgtttgcactcaaaatatacccaaaatatacccatttttacttatttggacaatttgggtaaaatatggcatttggaTGATTAATGTGTAAGAAAACTAACTTGGAAAGATATTTGGCTGCAAATGGAGGGGTTTggcactataatattgtttttcccatttgtttgggtggtggaggtttgtCAAGCATTTGTTTAATCAAGATACATGCATGTATTGCAAGTGGATGGGAGAGCTTTCGGACAATGATAATATGAAAGAAGCTAACATGCTTCTTTTAattgttagtttattacaagtggaGGAGACATGTGCTAAAAAACATGTGGTGGAAATGCAAGTTccccttttaatattatttctacatgcaagttggcaatgaaatgcaagctgcccaagctTCTTTCGGGCAAGTGCAATGTCCTTAGCAGGGGGGTTTCTTCCAGACCTCTATATAAATGATCACAAGCATAAGGATTATTgcatacgaagctgtagtcagcaccaagccttcatccttttCAGGATCAACCTTCATCAAAAGCCTTCTTTTATCTAGTTTATTAGCTATGCTGCTCACTTGCAGTATCGATCTCCTTTGTAGTTTTCATGTACAACTCATCTTtagtcatttaatttacaagcaATCTACAATATTAGCCATTCATTTTCctttgtcatttacatattgttctacctctccatataagtaaagtccttatttttaaggcaaacaaaTAACCTTGATTTGAGTCACTCTCACtcaatggcacaatctcttggtCAGAAGTCGAACTCAGGTGCAACCTAAATCATTCAAAATCCGTCTACTAGCgacatctagtagtggcacgcccgcaccTCACCAATCTCGTGTTTGAATAAATTCCTAGCATGCCAGCAAGGCCCATGCCGAATTTAGGGAGCGAACATATTTTCGCACGCTCGATGGGATCCTTATATAGAGTTAGATTATGAACAATCCTtatgttcatgatttttctCAATACGCTTTTTCGGAGTATGAGGAGGATGACATTGTTGAAGAGCGCCCAAGCTATGACTATCGCATAGAGCCAACCTATGAGTTGCCAACTTATGGGTACATGGCTGAAGAGTACTCAATTCCTATGGAACATGATTGTCGGCCAACTAATGgccatcaaataaataataatcttgAAGATTGGCCAACTTATGGCTATGATGAAGGTTATTATTCTTTTGAAGACAATCACATTCATGAATACTATGATAGGCCAACAAATGGCTTTGAGTATCAAAATGCTTCCAATGAGTACATAGAGCCAATATATGAGATGCCAACTCATGATCATCCGGATGAAAAGCTCTACAAAAAGGATGTGGGCAAATTAGAGAAGGTGTCCAAACTCCATGTGGCAAGCATCGAGTATGGTGAAGAGGTGAATAAGTGTTTTAAAAGGGTGGAGGAAAGCTATACAACTTTTggagaaattttgaaaaagttgaTAGATCAAATGTGTCAAATCCTCTCTACAAAGCACACTCACCCTACTACAaccaaggaaaaacaaatcatACACATTGATGAAGGCCAAACAATGGCCCCACCCAATGAAAAATCCATGAAAATGGATATGGTTATAGAAGACCAAGCCGTTGTAGGCCAAACACCAACGCTCGGGGGGCTCGAACTCACACCTCATGTGGAgcctgaagaagaagaaaaaagctcaTACACTTCTCCCCGCCAACACAAGCATGTTATCCATATCGAGATCTCAAGGAGGGCAAAgctcgacggttataaacaaaaactaacgatttaacggttattttaacttcaattttaatgattttttacagatacactcctcaacTCTATAAGAGTACAATGAgcgaatttgatcttcaatttaaaatattttcactagtggataccacaaattattatgttctacttaatggaagtataaaataaactacaagtgtttgttgaatctatcgttttgaagagatacacattctacaaaactagtttcaacgatccaacctttaaacttgtttgtatacgctccaagatcgcatacgtaaaaaatcacaaaaaactgacattcagatattaggtaaTGGGACGAAACCTTTCGACGATTACAAACGAAAACtaatgatttaacggttattttaactccgattttgatgatattttacaaatacactcctcaaCCTTATAAGAGTATGatgaacgaattcgatcttcaatttaaaatatttgcactagtGGATTATGTtctacttaatagaagtataaaataaacttcaagtgtttgttgaatctatcattttgaaaggatacacattctacaaaactaatttcaatgatccaaccgtcaaacttgttcgTATATGCTCCAAGATctcatacgtaaaaaatcacaaaaaacagaCATTCAGATATTAGCTAACGATACAAAAcctttcgacagttataaacgaaaactaaagatttaacggttattttaactccaattttattgttaattttatgGTCCAATCTTCTCCATATGTATTCTAAGTTATATGATCTATTTATTGTAGAATTTAAATtaagcatcaaacttatttcaAGAATATTCCAACGATACATGTGACCATTAGTAAATAATTGATTCCAACAAAACCATATGCCTTAAAAAATTTATTCTAAGAAAGAAAAATTTTTGTCAGAAAAATATGATTACTTTTgacaacaactaatcaccctcaaaatataaaagcattacCGAGGACTTTTTTTccctaaaaatatatataaacattacCGAGAGGActtttttttcactcaaaaaTACTAAATCAATTTCGTCAACATGAGTGAATCTTCGGAAATAACCATTATATTTCCAATAGGAACTTTACTCGTCGTTAATACAACTGAAGCCAATTCTTCCCGCCAAACAAAAGTGCATTTCCGACGAAACTTGAGACTTTTTCCGAGGACATTATATGCGTTGGTAATAAAAATTTGTGTCATGCTATGTTACCGACAACCTATATTTTATGGTCACAAAATGTGCTTTCTATGATGATTTTTTTGGGCCCTCGGAAAATCTTCGTCG includes the following:
- the LOC126600554 gene encoding probable receptor-like protein kinase At1g33260; the protein is MKLAHLFLLCLDRDHPCQIVPPSMAKSHLKEEDEVVTERPHAYSFVCCYSYFFTSILLFSSLSTFSEASRSIPTTTTTLLSLSFSSSLSSTNPPSTSPLKPSSHVDTSKTLITSLTISAAAAFLIVSVMVVIRCFGFRSKRKQNRIDVEKEDHNEESGEFSVKKLRWDWIERSTDGFSKVIGTGGFSNVYLARNPDPNSGDRFCAIKVHNGSERLSRVFKQELDILLRLEHHHIVKLLGYSDNQEEGALVFEYVAYGNLQEKLHGGDATPAMPWKNRMAIAFQIAQALEYLHEKCALQIVHMDIKASNILLDENLNCKLCDFGSAKMGFSSTVQPPSSMRNHVLTMMGSPGYTDPHYLRTGIASKKNDVYSFGVLILELVTGMEAFCSEKGQFLTTLVGPRLRYGGCDAAEVAELVDPRLGAAGFDVEEAKTMLGISAMCLRQSPTPRPSATQVLETFRDKVSSVSLLQSASDDMTKKSYAC